Proteins encoded within one genomic window of Pseudomonas cannabina:
- a CDS encoding hybrid sensor histidine kinase/response regulator, producing MSLSSGLIAAVALSYMAIMFAIAFYGDRYSASLRPTMRAWVYSLSLAVYCTSWTFFGAVGQAAEQLWSFLPIYLGPIVLMVLAPWVLQKMVLISKQENITSIADFIAARYGKSQSLAVMVALICLIGMLPYIALQLKGIVLGVNILIGAVADSTGTRAQDTALVVSLILALFTIVFGARNLDVTEHHRGMVLAIAFEALVKLFAFMAVGVFVTFGLYDGFDDLFNQAKLAPRLEEYWQDTINWPSMFVQTGVAMMAIVCLPRQFHVTVVENIEPQDLNLAKWVFPAYLALAALFVVPIALAGQMLLPGSIMPDSFVISLPLAHAHPSLALLAFIGGASAATGMVIVACVALSTMISNDMLLPWLLRRKNTERPFEAFRHWMLTVRRVSIVMILLLAYVSYRMLGSTASLATIGQIAFAAITQLAPAMFGALYWKQANRRGVFAGLAAGIFIWFYTLVLPVAAHSMGWSLSTFPLLEWLHSNPLDLPISPMTQGVVLSMAGNCTLFAWVSMLSRTRVTEHWQAGRFIGQITQERDYTRPLLAVQIEDLLSLSARFVGEDRARQSFVRFAERQGKSFNPSQNADSEWIAHTERLLAGVLGTSSTRAVVKAAIEGRDMQLEDVVRIADEASEVLQFNRALLQGAIENITQGISVVDQSLRLVAWNRRYLELFNYPEGLIGVGRPIADIIRYNAERGLCGPGEAEVHVARRLHWMRQGRAHTSERLFPNGQVVELIGNPMPGGGFVMSFTDITEFRAAEQALKGVNESLEQRVTARTHELSQLNQALTEAKGIAETANESKTRFLAAVSHDLMQPLNAARLFSAALSHQQDSLSDEAQQLVRHLDSSLRSAEDLISDLLDISRLENGKITPDCQPFPLNALFDTLGAEFKALAQEQGLSFRVRGSSLRVDSDIKLLRRVLQNFLTNAFRYAKGPILLGVRRCGDSLSLEVWDRGPGIPEDKRQVIFEEFKRLDSHKTHAAKGLGLGLAIADGLCRILEHPLQVRSWTGKGSVFSVRVPLAAAQAPIPVTQTDIARPALNGTQVLCIDNEDSILIGMTSLLSRWGCQVWTARNRQECEALLNNGIRPQIALVDYHLDEGETGTELMAWLRTRLGQPVPGVLISADGRPELIAQVHAAGLDYLPKPVKPAALRALLSRHVSLE from the coding sequence ATTGCCGACTTCATCGCGGCGCGCTATGGCAAGTCTCAATCCCTCGCGGTGATGGTGGCGCTGATCTGTCTGATCGGCATGCTGCCGTATATCGCGTTGCAACTGAAAGGCATTGTGCTGGGCGTGAACATCCTGATCGGCGCGGTGGCGGACTCGACCGGTACTCGCGCTCAGGACACCGCGCTGGTGGTCTCGCTGATCCTCGCGCTGTTCACCATTGTTTTCGGCGCACGCAACCTGGACGTCACCGAACACCATCGCGGCATGGTACTGGCCATAGCCTTCGAAGCGCTGGTCAAGCTGTTCGCGTTCATGGCGGTCGGTGTGTTCGTCACTTTCGGCCTGTATGACGGCTTCGATGACCTGTTCAATCAGGCAAAACTCGCTCCGCGGCTGGAGGAGTACTGGCAAGACACCATCAACTGGCCGTCGATGTTCGTGCAGACCGGCGTGGCAATGATGGCGATTGTCTGTCTGCCCCGGCAGTTTCACGTCACTGTGGTGGAAAACATCGAGCCGCAGGACCTGAACCTCGCTAAATGGGTGTTCCCGGCCTATCTGGCGCTGGCGGCTTTGTTTGTGGTGCCGATTGCGCTGGCTGGGCAAATGCTGCTGCCGGGTTCAATCATGCCCGACTCGTTCGTGATCAGCCTGCCGCTGGCCCATGCCCACCCGTCGCTGGCGTTGCTGGCGTTTATCGGCGGCGCGTCGGCGGCGACCGGCATGGTGATCGTTGCCTGCGTGGCGCTGTCGACCATGATTTCCAACGACATGCTGCTGCCCTGGCTGCTGCGTCGAAAGAATACCGAACGGCCGTTCGAAGCGTTTCGTCACTGGATGTTGACGGTCCGGCGCGTCAGTATCGTGATGATCCTGCTACTGGCCTATGTCAGCTACCGGATGCTGGGCTCGACGGCCAGCCTGGCCACCATCGGCCAGATCGCCTTCGCCGCAATCACCCAGCTGGCGCCTGCGATGTTCGGCGCCCTGTACTGGAAACAGGCCAATCGCCGGGGCGTATTCGCGGGTCTCGCAGCCGGGATCTTCATCTGGTTCTACACCTTGGTGCTGCCGGTCGCTGCGCACAGCATGGGTTGGTCGCTCAGTACGTTCCCGCTGCTGGAATGGCTGCACAGCAACCCGCTCGACCTACCTATATCGCCCATGACTCAAGGCGTGGTGTTGTCGATGGCCGGCAATTGCACGCTGTTCGCCTGGGTGTCGATGCTTTCGCGTACACGGGTGACAGAGCACTGGCAGGCCGGTCGCTTCATCGGTCAGATCACTCAGGAGCGTGATTACACTCGTCCACTATTGGCGGTGCAGATCGAAGACCTGCTAAGCCTTTCAGCGCGCTTTGTCGGCGAAGATCGCGCCCGGCAGAGCTTCGTGCGCTTCGCCGAACGACAGGGCAAGAGCTTCAACCCCAGCCAGAACGCCGACAGCGAATGGATCGCCCACACCGAGCGACTGCTGGCAGGCGTGCTGGGCACGTCGTCGACGCGGGCGGTGGTCAAGGCCGCTATCGAAGGCCGCGACATGCAACTTGAAGACGTGGTGCGTATCGCCGATGAAGCGTCCGAGGTTCTGCAATTCAACCGCGCACTGTTGCAAGGCGCCATCGAAAATATCACCCAGGGCATCAGCGTGGTCGATCAGTCATTGCGGCTGGTGGCCTGGAATCGGCGCTACCTTGAGCTGTTCAATTATCCCGAAGGCTTGATCGGCGTCGGTCGGCCGATTGCCGACATCATTCGCTACAACGCCGAGCGCGGGCTGTGCGGGCCGGGCGAAGCGGAAGTTCACGTTGCACGACGCCTGCACTGGATGCGCCAGGGCCGCGCTCACACGTCGGAGCGGCTGTTTCCCAACGGCCAGGTGGTCGAACTGATCGGCAACCCGATGCCGGGCGGCGGGTTTGTCATGAGTTTCACTGACATTACCGAGTTTCGGGCGGCAGAGCAGGCCCTCAAGGGCGTCAATGAAAGCCTGGAACAACGCGTAACCGCACGCACCCATGAGCTGTCGCAACTCAATCAGGCGCTGACCGAAGCCAAGGGCATTGCCGAGACCGCCAACGAGTCGAAAACCCGCTTTCTTGCCGCCGTCAGTCACGACCTGATGCAGCCGCTGAACGCTGCCCGGCTGTTTTCCGCGGCCCTCTCCCATCAGCAAGACAGCCTTTCCGATGAGGCTCAGCAACTGGTCCGGCACCTGGACAGCTCGTTGCGATCGGCGGAAGACCTGATCAGCGACCTGCTTGACATTTCCCGTCTCGAAAACGGCAAGATCACCCCGGACTGCCAGCCGTTTCCGCTCAACGCACTGTTTGACACCCTCGGCGCCGAGTTCAAGGCACTGGCTCAGGAGCAAGGTCTGAGCTTTCGCGTCAGAGGCAGCTCGTTGCGTGTCGACAGTGATATCAAGCTGCTGCGCCGCGTGCTGCAAAACTTCCTGACCAATGCTTTCCGCTACGCCAAAGGCCCGATTTTGCTGGGCGTCAGGCGGTGTGGCGACAGCCTGAGCCTTGAGGTCTGGGATCGGGGGCCGGGTATTCCGGAAGATAAACGCCAAGTGATATTCGAGGAATTCAAACGCCTCGACAGCCACAAAACCCACGCAGCGAAGGGCCTGGGTCTGGGACTGGCGATTGCCGATGGCTTGTGCCGGATTCTCGAACACCCGTTGCAGGTGCGTTCATGGACCGGCAAAGGCAGCGTGTTCAGCGTACGGGTGCCGCTGGCAGCAGCTCAGGCGCCGATCCCTGTTACCCAAACAGACATCGCCCGACCGGCGCTGAACGGAACACAGGTACTGTGCATCGACAATGAGGACAGCATCCTGATCGGCATGACCAGCCTGTTGTCGCGCTGGGGTTGTCAGGTCTGGACCGCGCGCAACCGTCAGGAATGCGAAGCGCTGCTGAACAACGGCATACGTCCGCAGATTGCCTTGGTGGATTACCACCTGGATGAGGGTGAAACCGGTACTGAACTGATGGCCTGGCTACGCACTCGCCTGGGCCAACCCGTACCGGGTGTACTGATCAGCGCCGATGGCCGTCCCGAGCTGATTGCCCAGGTGCATGCCGCAGGCCTCGATTACCTGCCCAAGCCGGTCAAACCTGCGGCACTGCGTGCCCTGCTGAGTCGGCATGTCAGTCTGGAGTAA